The following are encoded in a window of Ignicoccus islandicus DSM 13165 genomic DNA:
- a CDS encoding protein NO VEIN domain-containing protein — protein sequence MKGAGFGAYVGWSVRFENSTNSISNARLSLIKRIVDALSLHPYGFLSSLKGIHPLNHQLELLTVATFREPVRAFIADEVGLGKTLEAALLVKYYQLTRDFEPLVLIVVPRILLEQWKEELRDKFGVNVVEITKDNLKELSLMLRDRWYLISIDKLKRSEYLREVSKVRWNFVIVDEAHKLGSKKGRTTQRYRAIESMCKYDDLNLILLSATPHRGDPYDYLSRLKLIDPYLIEDLGKLDSPEFYSLTKNALVIRRTKLDVNEVYEKRNVFKNAKFKALIVKLSPEEKRFYEEAIELVRNVYKRKEKEGLGIVLTILAKRISSSPLAAQKTLLRLLSDKDSSTQREVIEKLEESLSDFYDYEEEMEPDELLERIESISLGLTPSERTKLEELIELSNEVAKRDTKLSKLIKYLTEHMGRNDVSVVFTEYKDTAEYLYGKLSKMEQFKGRIALITSKEVVLPKGIKRRKEDGLSRLKNELGRNVKVLIATDVASEGLNLQKANVIINYELVWSPVKLEQRLGRVWRYGQEREVTSYVMMSDSRIDSDVLNVLYSKLLAMSESIEYDRNILGEEIILVDNFIERGTSTSPPVLEDGMEFNELKAISEYLKGGRKALEEYVRRVSRKIVELNEVMRNMSLRREERAKYFQEVVEKLLGGLEANNGKNELLRLIQKVAELRNLNSELREGRIIVRDGTLKREDTNPMVLLRSLLEGTRATGDKLYFIAPKSALGRANEIRIFEVEVALNEKRVNRSVYKNLIGVRVTSEQPNKDKGFELMSAIEVLRTINDLADLLLPVEIKAEDEPRNAFLELKLKLKNTIMKTTLIRAYPNYLKKSEEKGYARKRPYIPKDASKDLDIKLKEIARIYAVEIRNPIGDASEKEVEEIEKIAMEKAMEYEKLNGRQPTDVSRYEHYDIYSIDPRTGEERYIEVKGRQGTSMYVELTKKEMGFALKNRDKYWLYIVINVKKNPLLIAIRDPVNFMEEICETRYVPKL from the coding sequence TTGAAAGGGGCGGGTTTTGGAGCGTATGTAGGGTGGTCAGTTCGTTTCGAAAACTCTACAAACTCGATAAGTAACGCGAGACTAAGTTTAATTAAGAGAATAGTTGATGCGTTAAGCCTTCACCCATACGGGTTCCTCTCATCCCTAAAGGGGATACATCCACTTAACCATCAACTCGAGTTACTTACTGTAGCGACCTTTCGGGAGCCCGTAAGGGCGTTCATTGCAGACGAAGTCGGTCTCGGTAAGACGCTGGAGGCGGCGTTATTAGTTAAATACTATCAGTTGACCAGAGACTTCGAACCACTAGTCCTGATAGTAGTTCCCAGGATATTGTTGGAGCAATGGAAGGAAGAGTTAAGGGACAAATTCGGGGTAAACGTCGTCGAGATAACTAAGGACAACTTGAAGGAACTTAGTCTAATGCTTAGGGATAGGTGGTACTTGATTTCGATAGATAAACTCAAGAGGAGCGAATATTTAAGGGAAGTCTCGAAGGTTAGGTGGAACTTCGTTATAGTTGACGAGGCTCACAAGCTAGGTAGCAAGAAGGGAAGGACCACCCAAAGGTATAGAGCTATCGAAAGCATGTGCAAATATGACGACCTGAACTTAATACTGCTTTCAGCAACTCCACACAGAGGAGACCCCTACGACTACTTGTCTAGGTTGAAGTTGATCGATCCGTACCTTATTGAAGATCTAGGGAAACTGGACTCGCCGGAATTTTACTCTTTAACGAAAAATGCGTTAGTAATTAGAAGAACCAAACTAGACGTAAACGAGGTATACGAGAAAAGGAACGTATTTAAGAACGCGAAGTTCAAGGCTTTAATAGTGAAACTGAGTCCTGAGGAGAAAAGGTTCTATGAAGAGGCAATAGAGCTAGTAAGAAACGTTTATAAGAGAAAAGAGAAGGAGGGTCTTGGAATAGTATTAACAATACTCGCTAAGAGAATATCGTCCAGTCCCCTCGCTGCACAGAAGACCTTGCTGAGGTTGCTAAGCGACAAGGACTCTTCGACCCAACGCGAAGTAATTGAAAAACTAGAGGAGAGCTTAAGCGATTTCTATGACTATGAGGAAGAGATGGAACCGGACGAGCTATTGGAACGAATCGAATCCATATCTTTAGGTCTAACTCCAAGCGAGAGGACCAAGTTAGAGGAATTAATCGAACTATCTAATGAAGTGGCCAAACGCGATACGAAGCTATCGAAATTGATCAAGTATCTAACGGAACATATGGGGAGAAACGACGTTTCAGTGGTCTTTACTGAATATAAAGATACAGCCGAATACCTTTATGGAAAGCTCTCGAAGATGGAACAGTTTAAGGGACGAATTGCCTTAATAACTTCTAAAGAGGTCGTCCTACCTAAAGGGATAAAGAGAAGGAAAGAAGACGGATTGAGTCGACTAAAGAACGAGCTAGGAAGGAACGTTAAGGTTCTAATAGCGACCGACGTCGCTTCCGAAGGCTTGAACCTCCAGAAGGCGAACGTGATCATAAATTACGAACTGGTTTGGAGTCCCGTCAAACTGGAACAGAGATTAGGTAGGGTATGGAGATACGGTCAAGAACGAGAGGTTACGAGCTACGTAATGATGAGTGATTCCAGAATAGACAGCGACGTTCTCAATGTGCTATATTCAAAGCTTCTAGCTATGAGCGAATCAATAGAATACGATAGGAATATTCTTGGCGAAGAAATAATTCTCGTGGATAACTTCATTGAAAGGGGGACTTCAACGAGCCCTCCCGTACTAGAGGATGGTATGGAATTTAACGAACTCAAAGCAATTTCGGAATACTTGAAAGGCGGTAGGAAGGCCCTAGAAGAATACGTCAGGAGAGTTTCTCGAAAGATAGTGGAGCTCAATGAAGTAATGAGGAACATGTCGTTAAGGAGGGAGGAACGGGCTAAGTATTTCCAAGAGGTAGTTGAAAAGCTACTAGGGGGATTGGAAGCTAATAACGGGAAGAACGAGCTCCTAAGGCTGATACAAAAGGTGGCAGAGCTCCGGAACCTTAACTCTGAGTTAAGAGAAGGCAGAATTATTGTAAGAGACGGAACTCTCAAGCGTGAAGACACTAACCCTATGGTTCTACTAAGATCCCTTCTGGAAGGAACAAGGGCAACTGGAGACAAGCTATACTTCATAGCACCGAAGAGCGCGCTGGGGAGAGCTAACGAAATTCGAATATTTGAGGTCGAGGTCGCTTTAAATGAAAAACGCGTTAACAGATCCGTCTATAAGAATCTGATAGGCGTACGCGTAACGAGCGAACAGCCCAACAAGGACAAAGGCTTTGAATTGATGAGCGCTATAGAGGTCCTAAGAACGATTAACGACCTCGCGGATCTACTTCTGCCAGTGGAGATTAAAGCTGAAGATGAACCGAGAAACGCCTTTCTTGAGCTAAAATTGAAGTTGAAAAACACTATTATGAAGACCACCTTGATACGGGCCTATCCCAATTACTTGAAGAAGAGCGAGGAAAAGGGTTACGCTAGGAAAAGGCCGTACATACCTAAAGACGCGTCCAAAGATCTAGATATTAAATTGAAGGAAATAGCTAGAATATATGCAGTCGAAATTAGAAATCCGATTGGCGATGCTTCAGAGAAGGAAGTTGAGGAGATAGAGAAAATTGCTATGGAAAAGGCCATGGAATACGAAAAGCTGAACGGCAGGCAACCGACTGACGTCAGTAGGTACGAGCACTACGACATTTACAGTATAGATCCGAGGACTGGAGAAGAGAGATACATAGAAGTGAAGGGAAGGCAAGGAACTTCAATGTACGTAGAGTTAACTAAAAAGGAAATGGGATTTGCTTTGAAGAACAGAGACAAATATTGGCTCTATATAGTAATCAACGTTAAGAAGAATCCGTTGCTAATAGCTATACGGGATCCGGTAAACTTCATGGAAGAAATTTGCGAGACCAGGTACGTCCCTAAGTTGTAA